A genomic region of Melanotaenia boesemani isolate fMelBoe1 chromosome 21, fMelBoe1.pri, whole genome shotgun sequence contains the following coding sequences:
- the LOC121632470 gene encoding solute carrier family 2, facilitated glucose transporter member 11-like produces the protein MNSTGQNEPEETSKPSGVARTLTLTVCSAAIGGTFQYGYNISIINAPTSYIQNFINNTYMERWGTGLDTPQVTLVWTIIVSAFSLGGLLGALLAGPMAVRFGRKKSLLLNNTFLLVGAVLVLTCKVAKSFEMIIIARFLVGMNSGVSMNVQPMYFGESAPKHLRGAVAFSSSVFTAFGIFFGQIVGISELLGTEPLWPYLLASNAVPALIQLVTLPWFPESPRYLLIDRGDREACIQALGRLRGGEAPALEMEEMLQEQQQQMSAALKTGSAVPSKTPWSLFKDPNLRSQLRTVMAASSAMMLCGNDSIYFYASYIFLEAGIPPEKIQYITIGTGACEFTASVLSNLLIERVGRKYLLVGGYTLMSCWSIVFTVALTLQSQGLAGMQYLSMACVFSYILSFGLGPAGVTGILPAEIFDQAARPAAYMVAGSLMWISLFTVGMFFPFIVNGLGNYCFLPFLAVCLVSAVFLGITMPETKGKTLAQITAEFDKKNGDKTMEMLNKQVDESQNDQYQLGKACSFTTLTHDPESNCKSED, from the coding sequence ATGAACTCTACAGGACAAAATGAGCCAGAGGAAACCAGCAAACCTTCGGGCGTTGCCAGGACCCTTACTCTGACTGTGTGCTCTGCTGCTATTGGAGGCACCTTCCAATATGGCTACAACATCTCAATCATCAATGCTCCCACCAGCTATATCCAGAACTTCATTAACAATACCTATATGGAGCGCTGGGGGACAGGTTTGGATACCCCCCAGGTGACCCTGGTGTGGACTATTATCGTGTCAGCTTTCTCATTGGGTGGCTTGCTAGGGGCCCTGCTGGCAGGGCCTATGGCTGTCCGCTTTGGTAGAAAGAAGTCCCTGCTTTTGAACAACACCTTCCTACTTGTTGGTGCTGTGCTCGTACTGACATGCAAGGTGGCAAAATCGTTTGAGATGATCATCATTGCTCGTTTTCTGGTGGGCATGAACTCCGGTGTCAGTATGAACGTCCAGCCTATGTACTTTGGAGAGAGTGCTCCCAAACACCTCAGAGGTGCCGTGGCTTTTTCCTCTTCCGTTTTCACTGCATTTGGGATCTTCTTTGGTCAGATTGTGGGAATCAGCGAGTTACTAGGAACGGAGCCTCTTTGGCCGTACTTATTAGCTAGTAATGCCGTACCAGCATTGATCCAACTAGTTACCTTACCCTGGTTCCCAGAAAGCCCTAGATACCTTCTTATTGACCGTGGAGATAGGGAAGCATGTATCCAGGCTCTTGGAAGACTCCGCGGTGGGGAAGCTCCTGCTTTGGAGATGGAGGAAATGCTTCAGGAACAACAGCAGCAAATGTCAGCAGCTTTAAAAACTGGCTCTGCAGTCCCCTCCAAGACGCCTTGGTCCTTGTTCAAGGACCCTAACCTACGATCCCAGCTCAGGACGGTCATGGCTGCTAGCAGCGCTATGATGCTCTGTGGCAATGATTCTATTTACTTCTATGCATCCTACATTTTCCTTGAAGCAGGGATACCCCCAGAGAAAATACAGTACATTACCATTGGAACGGGGGCATGTGAGTTTACCGCTTCTGTTCTGAGTAACCTCCTGATTGAACGTGTGGGCCGCAAGTACCTTCTCGTTGGGGGTTACACTCTTATGAGTTGTTGGAGTATAGTTTTTACTGTAGCTCTTACCCTTCAGAGCCAAGGGCTGGCAGGGATGCAATACCTCAGCATGGCATGCGTGTTCTCCTACATCCTCAGCTTCGGCTTAGGCCCTGCAGGGGTAACGGGGATCTTACCAGCTGAGATCTTCGACCAGGCAGCTCGGCCAGCTGCATACATGGTTGCAGGCTCTCTAATGTGGATCAGCCTGTTCACGGTGGGAATGTTTTTCCCCTTCATTGTGAACGGCCTTGGTAACTACTGCTTCCTGCCTTTCTTAGCTGTGTGTTTggtgtctgctgtgtttttgggGATAACTATGCCAGAGACAAAGGGCAAGACTCTGGCTCAGATAACAGCTgagtttgataaaaaaaatggagataaaACTATGGAAATGCTAAACAAGCAAGTTGATGAGTCTCAGAATGATCAATACCAGCTGGGAAAAGCATGCTCCTTTACCACCTTGACACATGATCCTGAATCCAACTGTAAAAGCGAGGACTGA
- the LOC121632471 gene encoding RNA-binding protein with serine-rich domain 1-B-like, whose translation MAPSPTKKKEDDKSKPRGKEKSGATKEGANKDRGRDKTRTRRSASSGSSRSSSSSSSSSGSSSGSSSGSSSSASSHSGSSSSRSSSSSSSSSSPSPSRQRHNNRRRSRSKSKSAKKDDRDRRRRSPTPKPTKVYLGRLTRNVIKEHIQEIFSPYGKIKMIDMPMNRLHPHLSKGYAYVEFESSEDAEKALKHMDGGQIDGQEITVSAVLAPTVRAQPRRMSPPRRMPPPPPMWRRTPPRMRRRSRSPRRRSPVRRRSRSPGRRRHRSRSSSNSSR comes from the exons AT GGCACCTTCTCCaacaaagaagaaggaggatgaCAAAAGCAAACCACGCGGTAAGGAGAAATCAGGAGCCACAAAAGAAGGAGCCAACAAAGATCGTGGAAGAGACAAGACCCGGACTCGGCGTAGCGCCTCCAGCGggagcagcag GTCCAGCTcgagctccagcagcagctccgGTTCCAGCTCCGGCTCCTCCAGTGGCTCCAGCTCCTCTGCTTCCAGCCACTCGGGCTCCTCCAGCTCCcgctcctcttcatcctcatcctcatcctcctctccaaGCCCCAGCCGCCAGCGTCACAACAACAGACGACGCTCGCGCTCAAA GTCAAAATCAGCAAAGAAAGATGACAGAGATCGCCGCCGTAGGAGCCCCACACCCAAACCTACCAAGGTTTACCTGGGCCGGCTGACCAGAAATGTCATCAAG GAGCACATCCAGGAGATTTTCTCCCCTTATGGCAAGATCAAGATGATTGACATGCCCATGAATCGTCTCCACCCTCATCTGTCCAAGGGCTACGCCTACGTGGAGTTTGAGAGCTCTGAGGACGCTGAGAAGGCTCTGAAGCACATGGATGGAG GTCAGATTGACGGTCAGGAAATAACAGTCTCAGCTGTGCTGGCTCCAACAGTACGTGCCCAACCTCGCCGGATGTCTCCTCCCCGCAGAATGCCTCCTCCACCCCCGATGTGGCGGCGTACTCCACCTCGTATGAGGAGAAG GTCCCGGTCTCCTCGACGACGCTCTCCAGTACGGCGCAGATCTCGATCACCAGGCCGCCGCCGTCACCGCTCCCGCTCCAGCTCCAACTCCTCCCGTTAA
- the LOC121632472 gene encoding cytochrome c oxidase assembly protein COX19, with protein MSTAMNFGSKSFKPRPPDKGSFPLDHLGECKAFKEKFMKCLRENSFDNSRCRLQSKHYLECRMDNQLMTREPLQKLGFKDLMDPPPSQDNRDAKV; from the exons ATGTCCACTGCTATGAATTTTGGTTCTAAGAGTTTTAAACCTCGACCTCCCGATAAAGGCTCTTTTCCTCTGGATCATTTAG GAGAGTGTAAAGCCTTTAAAGAAAAGTTCATGAAGTGTTTGAGAGAAAACAGCTTTGACAACTCCAGGTGCAGGCTGCAGTCCAAACACTACCTTGAATGCAGGATGGACAA TCAGCTCATGACCAGAGAGCCTCTGCAGAAACTGGGATTCAAAGACTTAATGGATCCTCCTCCCAGCCAAGACAACAGAGACGCTAAAGTCTGA